A portion of the Desulfobulbaceae bacterium genome contains these proteins:
- a CDS encoding NAD(P)-dependent oxidoreductase, translating to MKAAERMAIPRQRTSELSPEVRVKNFDEVVFNFDEATAMREADRCLQCKKPTCREGCPIHNEIPKFIGLLREGKIEEAYWAIREQSSMPAVCSRVCPHEFQCEGYCVRAKKGDAVAIGMLERYVVDTMVMKGYLMTRECALSNGKKVAIVGSGPAGMTVAFYLAHMGYECKIYESLPVLGGMLAVGIPEYRLPRNIINAEFDALNNCGVEIITGVTLGRDKTLSQLKDEGFGAVFLSPGAHASRKLGIDGEDLAGVSHGVDYLREVNLGREVDLGRNVVVVGGGNVAIDVARTALRKGSDNVFILYRRTIAEMPAAKAEIHHLQEEGVKIEFLVAPVRIHGDNGRIKHIECQRMQLGECDASGRCRPVIIEGSNFMIEADSIIAAISQDVDLGASQGTEIATSRWGTYTVDEDTLQTSVPWVFAGGDAVLGPQTAAKAVYQGKVAAESIHRFIEGRDLKEGREVFKL from the coding sequence ATGAAAGCAGCAGAGAGAATGGCAATACCGCGTCAGAGGACAAGTGAATTAAGTCCCGAGGTGCGGGTTAAAAATTTTGATGAAGTGGTCTTTAATTTTGACGAAGCGACAGCTATGCGCGAGGCTGACCGCTGCTTGCAATGCAAGAAGCCGACGTGTCGTGAAGGGTGTCCTATTCATAACGAGATCCCTAAGTTTATAGGTTTGCTCCGCGAGGGTAAGATAGAAGAGGCTTACTGGGCCATACGGGAGCAGAGTTCTATGCCTGCAGTCTGTTCCCGAGTCTGTCCTCATGAGTTTCAATGCGAAGGATATTGTGTACGTGCCAAGAAAGGTGATGCCGTCGCCATCGGCATGCTTGAGCGTTATGTTGTCGACACCATGGTCATGAAGGGATATTTGATGACCAGAGAGTGTGCTCTGTCAAACGGGAAGAAGGTCGCCATTGTCGGTTCAGGACCAGCTGGGATGACCGTTGCTTTTTACCTTGCTCACATGGGCTACGAGTGTAAGATCTATGAAAGTCTGCCTGTTTTAGGCGGGATGCTTGCGGTAGGCATTCCGGAGTACCGACTGCCTCGAAATATCATCAATGCTGAATTTGATGCTCTTAACAATTGTGGTGTTGAAATCATCACCGGTGTTACCTTAGGTCGTGACAAGACTTTGTCACAACTTAAAGACGAGGGATTCGGCGCTGTATTCTTGAGTCCTGGGGCTCACGCCAGCCGTAAGTTAGGTATTGATGGCGAAGATTTGGCCGGGGTTTCTCATGGTGTTGATTATCTTCGTGAGGTTAATCTTGGCCGTGAAGTTGATCTTGGACGAAATGTGGTGGTGGTTGGTGGCGGAAATGTGGCCATTGATGTTGCCCGGACTGCGTTACGTAAGGGCTCAGATAACGTCTTCATTCTTTATCGACGGACCATAGCGGAAATGCCAGCTGCCAAAGCCGAGATCCATCATCTCCAGGAAGAGGGAGTCAAGATTGAGTTTCTGGTAGCACCGGTCAGGATTCACGGAGATAATGGTCGGATTAAGCACATCGAATGTCAGCGCATGCAGCTTGGAGAGTGTGATGCCTCAGGGCGGTGTCGACCGGTGATTATTGAAGGTTCGAACTTCATGATTGAGGCTGATTCCATCATTGCTGCTATCAGTCAGGATGTCGACTTGGGCGCCAGCCAAGGGACTGAAATTGCCACGAGTCGATGGGGGACCTATACAGTTGATGAGGATACCTTACAGACCAGTGTCCCTTGGGTGTTTGCCGGTGGTGATGCCGTCCTGGGCCCTCAGACTGCGGCCAAGGCGGTGTATCAAGGCAAGGTGGCAGCGGAATCCATTCACCGATTTATTGAGGGAAGAGACCTGAAAGAGGGACGCGAGGTGTTTAAACTGTAG